From one Mytilus galloprovincialis chromosome 13, xbMytGall1.hap1.1, whole genome shotgun sequence genomic stretch:
- the LOC143057169 gene encoding uncharacterized protein LOC143057169 has translation MNDLKNQLPQEVEEYLEEEREEKMQSTDFGAFMRSINELEELLEEEEQEMSKERRFLEGRVHEIQTKLVKEMERSKQMMKLKNDYEQAIKELEEKLGKEQQVYFLFYILTSERSLYVVLMLYK, from the exons ATGAACGATTTAAAAAATCAGTTACCACAAGAA gTAGAGGAATATTTGGAGGAGGAGAGAGAAGAAAAAATGCAATCAACTGATTTTGGAGCATTCATGCGCAGTATCAATGAATTAGAAGAACT GTTAGAAGAAGAGGAACAAGAGATGTCTAAGGAAAGACGATTTTTGGAGGGGAGGGTCCatgaaatacaaacaaaactTGTGAAGGAAATGGAAAGATCAAAACAAATgatgaaattgaaaaatgattATGAACAAGCTATTAAAGAATTAGAAGAAAAACTTGGGAAAGAACAACAGGTATACTTCTTATTCTATATCCTTACTAGTGAAAGATCATTGTATGTGGTACTCATgttgtacaaataa